The Longimicrobium sp. genome includes a window with the following:
- a CDS encoding ATP-binding response regulator, with product MEPEETLRILIVDDDQVDRMAVRRALRAGGVTAEVTDAVDVASALDAVKGEPFDCVFLDYNLPGGDGLRVLRGMRESGVDAPVIMLTGQQDTQTAVGLMKEGASDYLQKDGLTPERLAQSLRHAVRLFRAEAQAREAEIRFRTVQETSPDAFVVLHSVRGADGAIQDFRFEYLNPAACRMLGRTPEELRGRAIIEEYPGNLDAGLFRLYADVVETGEPRESEVHYAHDGLDLWLRVTAVKLGDGIAVGAADISGRKRAEQEREHAVQARSRFYTVMSHELRTPINAILGYNDLVLAEVFGPVAGGIQESIERSQRATRHLLELVNDVLDLSKLEAGKMEIASEPVHVPQLIEELLSTVRPVAESRNTPLDVAEGDCPDPIITDPRRVRQILLNLVSNAIKFGEGKPVVIRCKRREGGWMELEVVDMGLGIPAEDLPRIFDEFVQLPNSAEGGTGLGLPISQRLAQLLGGELQAESTPGAGSLFRLRLPAVHPGHVAVN from the coding sequence ATGGAGCCGGAAGAAACGCTTCGCATCCTGATCGTCGACGACGACCAGGTAGACCGCATGGCCGTCCGCCGCGCCCTTCGCGCCGGCGGGGTGACGGCCGAGGTGACCGACGCCGTGGACGTGGCCAGCGCGCTCGACGCCGTGAAGGGCGAGCCGTTCGACTGCGTGTTCCTGGACTACAACCTTCCGGGGGGCGACGGCCTGCGGGTGCTGCGCGGCATGCGCGAGTCGGGGGTAGACGCGCCCGTCATCATGCTCACCGGCCAGCAGGACACGCAGACGGCCGTGGGGCTGATGAAGGAGGGCGCCTCCGACTACCTGCAGAAGGACGGGCTGACCCCCGAGCGGCTGGCCCAGAGCCTTCGCCACGCCGTGCGCCTTTTCCGCGCCGAGGCCCAGGCGCGCGAGGCGGAGATCCGCTTCCGCACCGTGCAGGAAACCTCCCCCGACGCCTTCGTGGTGCTGCACAGCGTGCGCGGCGCGGATGGGGCCATCCAGGACTTCCGCTTCGAATACCTGAACCCCGCCGCCTGCCGCATGCTGGGGCGCACGCCCGAGGAGCTGCGGGGCCGCGCCATCATCGAAGAGTATCCCGGCAACCTCGACGCGGGGCTGTTCCGCCTGTACGCCGACGTGGTGGAAACGGGCGAGCCGCGCGAAAGCGAGGTGCACTACGCGCACGACGGGCTGGACCTGTGGCTTCGCGTGACGGCGGTGAAGCTGGGCGACGGCATCGCCGTGGGCGCCGCCGACATCTCGGGCCGCAAGCGGGCCGAGCAGGAGCGCGAGCACGCGGTGCAGGCGCGCAGCCGCTTCTACACGGTGATGAGCCACGAGCTGCGCACCCCCATCAACGCCATCCTGGGCTACAACGATCTGGTGCTGGCCGAGGTGTTCGGCCCGGTGGCCGGCGGGATCCAGGAGAGCATCGAGCGGTCGCAGCGGGCCACGCGCCACCTGCTGGAACTGGTGAACGACGTGCTGGACCTGTCCAAGCTCGAGGCGGGAAAGATGGAGATCGCCTCGGAGCCGGTGCACGTGCCGCAGCTGATCGAGGAGCTGCTTTCCACCGTGCGCCCGGTGGCCGAAAGCCGCAACACGCCGCTGGACGTGGCCGAGGGCGACTGCCCCGACCCCATCATCACCGACCCGCGGCGCGTGCGGCAGATCCTGCTGAACCTGGTGTCCAACGCCATCAAATTCGGCGAGGGCAAGCCGGTGGTCATCCGCTGCAAGCGGCGGGAGGGCGGCTGGATGGAGCTGGAGGTGGTCGACATGGGGCTGGGGATTCCCGCCGAGGACCTGCCGCGCATCTTCGACGAGTTCGTGCAGCTTCCGAATTCCGCCGAGGGAGGCACCGGGCTGGGGCTTCCCATCTCGCAGCGCTTGGCCCAGCTGCTTGGGGGCGAGCTGCAGGCCGAGTCCACCCCGGGCGCGGGCAGCCTCTTCCGGCTTCGGCTTCCGGCCGTGCACCCCGGCCACGTCGCCGTCAACTAG
- the idi gene encoding isopentenyl-diphosphate Delta-isomerase has product MSEERVILVDGDDVECGTAEKLAAHAEGALHRAFSVVVFNRAGEMLLQCRAAGKYHSAGLWSNACCGHPRPGEDVRKAARRRLAEEMGIDCKLKPLFHLRYHADVGGGLVENEYDHVFTALYDGDEPRPNPAEVQAWRWVPLEEIRRDVDEEPERYTAWFPLLVDELAAEGARY; this is encoded by the coding sequence GTGAGCGAAGAACGGGTGATCCTGGTAGATGGGGACGACGTGGAGTGCGGGACGGCCGAAAAGCTGGCCGCCCACGCTGAGGGCGCGCTTCACCGCGCCTTTTCCGTGGTCGTCTTCAACCGCGCGGGCGAGATGCTGCTGCAGTGCCGCGCCGCGGGCAAGTACCACTCGGCCGGGCTGTGGTCCAACGCCTGCTGCGGGCATCCCCGCCCGGGCGAGGACGTGCGCAAGGCCGCGCGGCGCCGCCTGGCCGAAGAGATGGGCATCGACTGCAAGCTGAAGCCCCTGTTCCACCTTCGCTATCACGCGGATGTCGGCGGCGGCCTGGTGGAGAACGAGTATGACCACGTGTTCACGGCCTTGTACGACGGCGACGAGCCGCGGCCGAACCCCGCGGAGGTGCAGGCATGGCGCTGGGTGCCGTTGGAAGAAATCCGCCGCGACGTGGACGAGGAGCCGGAACGCTACACGGCGTGGTTCCCGCTGCTGGTCGACGAGCTTGCCGCGGAAGGCGCCCGGTACTGA
- a CDS encoding transglutaminase domain-containing protein, with the protein MTFRGPSLCAGLLALATLVSPVQAQNASIYATADSVALATPETVTRQIATLGAHFQAALPGERDRARAIYRWMVENIAYDAPLFFRGGGVLATNSQFPERVLRRRLGVCEGFSGLYTAVAQAAGLEARSVVGDAKAYSTDPRRPFRIQQHAWNAVRADGEWLLLDASWGAGDIEGRQFVRRPRDFYFATPPEILVWSHRGRTAADQLLDQPVSAQEFERMPFTHPGLWSLGFSPDQLRQAYQQPRWPGLVSAYGAPGLDVTVVEAPLTANLPSGVPQRFSLRAGAATEVVVVSGTTWTKLQRENDTFTGNAALTGPELVVMTRYPERPEGVIVLKYTQ; encoded by the coding sequence ATGACCTTCCGCGGACCATCCCTCTGCGCGGGCCTGCTCGCGCTCGCGACGCTCGTTTCTCCCGTCCAGGCACAGAACGCGAGCATCTACGCCACGGCGGACTCCGTCGCGCTCGCCACGCCGGAGACGGTGACCCGCCAGATCGCCACGCTGGGCGCCCACTTCCAGGCAGCGCTCCCCGGTGAGCGCGACCGGGCGCGGGCGATCTATCGCTGGATGGTGGAAAACATCGCGTACGATGCGCCGCTGTTCTTTCGCGGCGGGGGCGTCCTGGCGACCAACTCACAGTTCCCGGAGCGAGTGCTCCGGCGCCGCCTGGGGGTTTGCGAGGGATTCTCCGGCCTGTACACGGCCGTGGCCCAGGCGGCGGGGCTGGAGGCGCGCTCGGTGGTGGGTGACGCCAAGGCGTACAGCACGGACCCGCGCCGGCCGTTCCGCATCCAGCAGCATGCCTGGAACGCGGTCCGGGCCGATGGCGAGTGGCTGCTCCTGGATGCATCCTGGGGAGCGGGCGACATCGAGGGGCGGCAGTTCGTCCGCCGGCCTCGCGACTTCTACTTTGCCACCCCACCCGAAATCCTCGTGTGGTCGCACCGCGGCCGGACCGCGGCCGACCAGCTCCTCGACCAGCCGGTTTCGGCCCAGGAGTTCGAGCGGATGCCCTTTACGCACCCGGGGCTCTGGTCGCTCGGTTTTTCGCCGGACCAGCTTCGCCAGGCGTACCAGCAGCCGCGGTGGCCTGGCCTGGTGAGCGCGTACGGCGCCCCCGGCCTGGACGTCACCGTGGTGGAAGCGCCGCTGACGGCCAACCTGCCCAGTGGCGTTCCGCAGCGGTTCTCGCTGCGCGCGGGCGCGGCGACCGAGGTGGTGGTGGTGAGCGGAACCACGTGGACCAAGCTGCAGCGGGAGAACGACACGTTCACCGGAAACGCGGCGCTGACGGGACCTGAACTGGTCGTGATGACCCGGTATCCCGAGCGGCCCGAAGGCGTCATCGTGCTGAAGTACACGCAGTAA